The genome window GGATCGAGCAGGTTCGCGGCAAAGAATGTCGAGATGCGATCGGTGCTCCTGATGCGTTCGATTTCTTCCGGGCAGATCGAACGAATGCCGACCTGCACCAGTGGTAAACCTTCGTCGACGACACGAGCCATCACACTGGCATGACTATAGGGGTTGCCTTGATACGCCTTCCTCAAGTCTCCGTGGGCGTCGATTTGCACCACACAGAGGTTGGGATACCGACGAGCATGTGCGCGGATAGCACCGAGCGCGCCGGTATGTTCTCCGGTGAGAGTGACGAGAAACCGCCCGGCGCCGACATGCGGACGTACGAAGGCTTCAATGGCATCGACCGCAGGGCCGTCAATCTTTCCGTCAAGCTCCAACGTCGCCGCCGTCGCGATCCCGCCCCATTCACGATAGGGTTCACATTGAAGCTGTTCATCGTAAAACTCAACTTGGTGAGACGCTTCGATGATGGCTGATGGCCCTTGATCGGACCCGAGGATATAACTCGAGGTATGTTCGTACGGCGCCGGGAGCACATAGACACCGGCCCGATCGGGATGGCACCAGGGCTCTTCAAGACCTAAAAAATTGTGACGTGCACCGAGCCAGCCGGCAGGAAGGGTCATGGTCTGCTCTGTTGTGACCGCGACAGGACGCTAAGGGTGCAACGATCTCGATTGTATAACCAGTCGTTGAACCCCGTGCGACTAGCGACGACGAACCTTTTTGGGAAGATTTTCAAGAGGAATAAAGACCGCCAAGGCAACCACGGTGGTCCAACGATTAGGCTTCCCGATCGCGGATTGGGTAATGTTCAACGTACGGACGATTTTGCCGCCCATCTTGAAGACCTGTTCTCGCTCTTTCCAGGCGATGTTGGAATCGAATTCGATCCCCAACGTGGTCGCGAGCATTTGTGCAGCCAAATCCTCCGTATACTCCCCCGACTCTTCGTCGGTCTCTCCATAAGCGTGGTGCTCCGACAGATAGCCGTATGTGTGACGGTCTGTGGGAATCGCGAGGCCGATAGAAGCCGAAATCAATCGATTACGCTCGTTCGTCTCCGAGCGAGCCATGACACAATGTGTGATCTCGCCGGGGTTCAAGAGTTTTTCGCCTCGTTTGCGGGGGATGATCTTGCAGTTCGGAGGGAGGATCGAGGACACGCTGACGAGGTTACAGTAGGCCACTCCGGCGCTACGCAACGCTTGCTCGAACGAGGCGA of Nitrospiraceae bacterium contains these proteins:
- the speB gene encoding agmatinase, with amino-acid sequence MTLPAGWLGARHNFLGLEEPWCHPDRAGVYVLPAPYEHTSSYILGSDQGPSAIIEASHQVEFYDEQLQCEPYREWGGIATAATLELDGKIDGPAVDAIEAFVRPHVGAGRFLVTLTGEHTGALGAIRAHARRYPNLCVVQIDAHGDLRKAYQGNPYSHASVMARVVDEGLPLVQVGIRSICPEEIERIRSTDRISTFFAANLLDPSGPYEGRATKWIPDVVKACRGPVYLTFDCDGLDASLVPALGTPEPGGLGWYDTLNFMTALANGPGILGMDVSEIAPIEGFVAPQFSIARLIYRILGRIRAGRRVH
- a CDS encoding arginine decarboxylase, pyruvoyl-dependent codes for the protein MVPTHMFLSRGVGVHREKLASFEQALRSAGVAYCNLVSVSSILPPNCKIIPRKRGEKLLNPGEITHCVMARSETNERNRLISASIGLAIPTDRHTYGYLSEHHAYGETDEESGEYTEDLAAQMLATTLGIEFDSNIAWKEREQVFKMGGKIVRTLNITQSAIGKPNRWTTVVALAVFIPLENLPKKVRRR